The genome window TTCCGGCATGGTGACCTGTAGCCCCAGCGCCTGCATCAGCATCACGGCCACCTCGGTCAGAAAAGCGAACACCGGGTCGATCCATAACGTCATTAAGGCTATCGCTAACAGACTGCCCACGCCCCAGCCAAGCGCTTTGTTGCGTGGTAGCCAGCGAATCTGCAACGCCGCCTGGTTTCCCTCCTGTCGGCTCCAGGCGTACCAGCCATAAAGATTGGCGGCAAAGAAAAACAGCTGCAGCAGCAGGCTGGCATAGAGCTGGATCTGGAAAAAGATAATGGCGAACAGCGTGACATTAATCAGCCCAAACAGATAATTAATGATTTTTTCCCGGCTGGCCAGCCAAATACAAAGCAGCCCCGCCAGGGTGCCAATCGCCTCAATCCATGATAAGTCGTAACCGCCTTTGCCCAGCGGAATGTGAATCAGAATGTTTTGCGTGCTTAAAAAGTCCATCCTGGCACCCTGAAGTAAGCCGTCAGGCATTACCCTTTACGTTAAGTTTAAGTTCCGCTGCAAAAGATAGCATACGGTTAAGCGGCAGCAGCGCCCGCTCACGCAGTGCCTCGTCCACATGGATCTCATGCGCCTTACCGCCCTGCTCCAGCCCTTCTGCAATCGCCTGCAGACCATTCATCGCCATCCAGGGACAGTGCGCGCAGCTGCGACAGGTTGCGCCTTCGCCTGCGGTAGGCGCTTCCAGCAGAACCTTTTCCGGCACCGCCTGCTGCATCTTATAGAAAATGCCGCGATCGGTAGCCACGATCATCTGCGGATGCGGCAATGTTTTCGCCGCCTGAATCAGCTGACTGGTAGAGCCTACCGCATCGGCCAGATCCACTATCGCCTGCGGCGATTCCGGATGAACCAGCACCGCCGCCTGCGGATACAGCGCTTTCATCTGCTGCAGCGCCTGGGTTTTAAATTCATCATGAACAATGCAGGCACCCTGCCAGCACAGTACATCGGCCCCGGTTTGCTGCTGCACGTAACGTCCAAGATGTCGGTCCGGCGCCCACAGAATTTTCTCGCCGAGACTGTCAAGATGTTCTATCAGCTCAACGGCAATGCTGGAAGTGACCACCCAGTCAGCCCGCGCTTTTACTGCCGCCGAGGTATTAGCATAAACCACTACGGTGCGGTCAGGATGCTGGTCGCAAAAGGCATTGAACGCGTCAATCGGGCAGCCGAGATCCAGCGAACATTCCGCCTGCAGAGTAGGCATCAGAATCGTTTTTTCCGGGCTGAGGATTTTTGCCGTTTCGCCCATAAAGCGCACGCCAGCAACCAATAATGTTGAAGCGGAATGGGCGCTGCCGAAACGCGCCATTTCCAGCGAATCGGCAACGCAGCCGCCGGTTTCTTCCGCCAGCGCCTGAATTTCTGGATCGGTATAGTAGTGCGCCACCATTACCGCATTACGCTCACGCAGCAGGCGTTTAATCTTCTCGCGATAGTGCTGTTTTTCATCAGCGGTCAGGCGGCCCGGTTTGGGCGGAAAAGGATAGAAGTCATTGAAATCGGGCAACAGGCTCATTCAGCGCTCTCGTTTTATCAACTTAACTTATTTAGCATTCACACCGCTAAAGAACGGCATAAAAACCTACATCTGTTTTTTATGCTAAACAAGATAATGGAAAACGAGGCCGCTGTCGCGCGTTTTACGCGGCGCCTGGTGAAACAGTCGCGCCGCGTTCGTTACTGGCTCAGCAGGTCAGGCTTTTCAATCGCCAACAGGAAAGCCTTGGCCTCCAGACCACCGGCAAAGCCGGTTAATTTGCCGTTAGAGCCAATGACCCGATGGCAGGGAGCAATAATAGAGACGGGGTTTCTGCCGTTGGCGGCACCGACCGCTCTTACCGCTCCAGGATGGCCTATCGCCCGGGCAATGTCAGCGTAACTGCGCGTTTCTCCATAGGGAATCGCCACCAGCGCCTGCCAGACCTTTTTCTGAAATTCGGTGCCGTTAAAATCGAGCGGCACGGTAAACTGCCGCAGCTCGCCGTTAAAATAGGCGTTAAGCTGGCGTTCTGCTTCCAGCAGCAGAGGATGCCGGGGATCTTCCGTTACCGGAACCAGCCGGATGCGTCTCAGTTCATTGGGCCACAGCACCGCTGCCAGTCCGCGTTCGCTGGCAAACAGCGTTAACTCACCAACCGGCGACGCCATTTTTTTGCTGTAGTAGCTCATGGTATTTCTCTCCGTTCACTCGCACTGTTTGCTTATTATCGCGCCTTCTCTGGCGCTTACTCGCTGTTTCCGGTCAGCAGAACAAAAAATATGCCTGTCCGAAAACAGCGAGTTTTATACTGAACCAGAGCATAAAATAAGGTTCATGACCCCTGGCGGAGCAAGACAATGATTAACGGCGATACCGCTTATCAAGCCCTGACCTCTAAAGACACACGCTTTGACGGCCTGTTTTATGTTGGCGTAACGTCGACCGGCATCTATTGTCGCCCCGTTTGTCCGGTGAAAGCGCCGCGAAGGGAGAACTGCCTTTTTTTTGCCAGTGCCGAAGCGGCGGAAAAGGCTGATTTTCGCCCCTGTCTGCGCTGCCGTCCTGAGCTGGCACCGGGCAATGCGCCAGTTGACAGCGCCCATCGGATAACCGATCTGCTGTTGCAGCGTATTGATGAAGGCATGATTGATGAAGTAAGCAGCCTGGAAGAGGTTGCCGCCTGGTTCCATCTTAGCCTGCGCCAGCTACGACGCATTGTGCAGCAGGAGCTGGGGGTTTCCCCGCTTGAGCTGAAACAGACACGCCGCCTGTTGCTGGCTAAGCAGCTGCTGACCGAAACGCGCCTGCCCATCACCGAAGTCGCTTTCGCCAGCGGCTTCAGTAGTCTACGCCGTTTCAACGATGTTTTTAATGCACGTTATCGTATGCCGCCCAGCCGTCTGCGTAAAGAAGCCGCTGGCGGAGAAAAAAATTTCGGTCATTTAGGTTCATCCACTCTGCTGTTGGGTTATCGGCCCCCTTATAACTGGCAGACCATGCTCGACTTTCTTCGTCTGCGTGCGTTAAAGAATGTGGAGTGGGTTGATGAGGCTCGCTACCTCAGAACAGTGCAGCTGGGGCGCTATCGCGGCTGGATTTGTGTGACCCATGCTCCGCAGAAAAACGCATTGCAGGTAGAGTTTTCGCACGCGCTGACCGGGGCGCTGCCTGCATTGCTGCGTCGTCTGCGTAATTTATTCGATCTTAATGCGCATCCGCAGTGTATTGACGAGCGTTTACGGCAGGATCCTTTGCTAACCGCCAGTATCGATCGCGATCCCGGCCTGCGTGTCCCGGGCGCTTTTGACGGCTTTGAAATGGCGGTACGCGCTATTCTGGGCCAACAGATTACGGTTAAAGCAGCCACGACGCTGGGAGGCCGCTTTGTCAGCGCCTTTGGTGAGGCATTTGAAACGCCTTTTCCTGAACTGACCCGGCTCGCTCCCCTGCCGCAGCGCATTGCTGAGGCAAACATTGATGAAATCGCCAGCCTGGGCATTGTCAGCGCACGGGCGCGTTCCATTCTGGCGCTGGCCGCCGCCTGTGCCCAGGGCGATCTGCAACTGGATACCTGTACCCACCCCGAAGAAATGATGCAAAAGCTTAAGCAGCTGCCGGGTATCGGTGACTGGACGGCTGCCTATATCGCCATGCGCGCGTTGCGCTGGCCAGATGCTTTTCCCGCTGGCGATATTGTGGTGCGCAATAACCTTGGCAAGATCAGCGCAAAGCAGGCAGAGGCACGCTCTGTGGCCTGGCAACCGTGGCGCAGCTATGCGGTGATGCATATCTGGAAAAATCTGGGGCCAAAAAAATAGCGTGGTGAATAGAGGTTCTCACCCTGCCGATTTTGCATAGCAAAAAGGCGCCTTTAGGGCGCCTTTCTACACTGGTGGGTCGTGCAGGATTCGAACCTGCGACCAATTGATTAAAAGTCAACTGCTCTACCAACTGAGCTAACGACCCGATGGTGGGTGATGACGGGCTCGAACCGCCGACCCCCTCCTTGTAAGGGAGGTGCTCTACCAACTGAGCTAATCACCCGCAATGCGGTTACTGCTGTTCAGGAAGAAACGAGGTTCGCTTCCTGCCGATTTACACCGGATGCTGCTTTAATATTGGTGGGTCGTGCAGGATGACTCGGCTTATGCCTCGCCCTTCGGGCCGTTGCCGCTGGCAACGTTGTCTCGCTTACGCTCGACCCGAACCTGCTGCAGGTTCGCTTCCTGCCGATTTACACCGGATGCTGCTTTAATAATGGTGGGTCGTGCAGGATTCGAACCTGCGACCAATTGATTAAAAGTCAACTGCTCTACCAACTGAGCTAACGACCCGCAATGCGGTTAATGCTGTTCAGGAAAAAAACGGGGTTCGCTTCCTGCCGATTTACACCGGATACTGCTTTAATATTGGTGGGTCGTGCAGGATTCGAACCTGCGACCAATTGATTAAAAGTCAACTGCT of Pantoea alhagi contains these proteins:
- the pnuC gene encoding nicotinamide riboside transporter PnuC, with the protein product MDFLSTQNILIHIPLGKGGYDLSWIEAIGTLAGLLCIWLASREKIINYLFGLINVTLFAIIFFQIQLYASLLLQLFFFAANLYGWYAWSRQEGNQAALQIRWLPRNKALGWGVGSLLAIALMTLWIDPVFAFLTEVAVMLMQALGLQVTMPELQPDAFPFWDSTMMVLSIVAMILMTRKYVENWLLWVVIDVISVWIFARQGVYAMSLEYLILTLIALNGSWLWIKSARQHQRAP
- the nadA gene encoding quinolinate synthase NadA, with the protein product MSLLPDFNDFYPFPPKPGRLTADEKQHYREKIKRLLRERNAVMVAHYYTDPEIQALAEETGGCVADSLEMARFGSAHSASTLLVAGVRFMGETAKILSPEKTILMPTLQAECSLDLGCPIDAFNAFCDQHPDRTVVVYANTSAAVKARADWVVTSSIAVELIEHLDSLGEKILWAPDRHLGRYVQQQTGADVLCWQGACIVHDEFKTQALQQMKALYPQAAVLVHPESPQAIVDLADAVGSTSQLIQAAKTLPHPQMIVATDRGIFYKMQQAVPEKVLLEAPTAGEGATCRSCAHCPWMAMNGLQAIAEGLEQGGKAHEIHVDEALRERALLPLNRMLSFAAELKLNVKGNA
- a CDS encoding methylated-DNA--[protein]-cysteine S-methyltransferase → MSYYSKKMASPVGELTLFASERGLAAVLWPNELRRIRLVPVTEDPRHPLLLEAERQLNAYFNGELRQFTVPLDFNGTEFQKKVWQALVAIPYGETRSYADIARAIGHPGAVRAVGAANGRNPVSIIAPCHRVIGSNGKLTGFAGGLEAKAFLLAIEKPDLLSQ
- a CDS encoding AlkA N-terminal domain-containing protein; translated protein: MINGDTAYQALTSKDTRFDGLFYVGVTSTGIYCRPVCPVKAPRRENCLFFASAEAAEKADFRPCLRCRPELAPGNAPVDSAHRITDLLLQRIDEGMIDEVSSLEEVAAWFHLSLRQLRRIVQQELGVSPLELKQTRRLLLAKQLLTETRLPITEVAFASGFSSLRRFNDVFNARYRMPPSRLRKEAAGGEKNFGHLGSSTLLLGYRPPYNWQTMLDFLRLRALKNVEWVDEARYLRTVQLGRYRGWICVTHAPQKNALQVEFSHALTGALPALLRRLRNLFDLNAHPQCIDERLRQDPLLTASIDRDPGLRVPGAFDGFEMAVRAILGQQITVKAATTLGGRFVSAFGEAFETPFPELTRLAPLPQRIAEANIDEIASLGIVSARARSILALAAACAQGDLQLDTCTHPEEMMQKLKQLPGIGDWTAAYIAMRALRWPDAFPAGDIVVRNNLGKISAKQAEARSVAWQPWRSYAVMHIWKNLGPKK